From Quercus lobata isolate SW786 chromosome 1, ValleyOak3.0 Primary Assembly, whole genome shotgun sequence, one genomic window encodes:
- the LOC115976633 gene encoding probable serine/threonine-protein kinase PBL18 — MMGNCFRKPVKCAHASSTNFHGGAITKPPCKTMEELTSSTEQTPFHSLNTSSTTSKSDISLSNNVKSFNFNDLKNATKNFRPESLIGEGGFGCVFKGWIDANTLAPTRPGSGIVVAVKKLKPESFQGHREWLAEVNYLGQLHHENLVKLIGYCSESDNRLLVYEFMPKGSLENHLFRKGVQPIAWPTRMNIAIAVARGLSFLHSLDANVIYRDLKASNILLDSDFNAKLSDFGLARDGPTGDNTHVSTRVVGTRGYAAPEYVATGHLTPKSDVYSFGVVLLELLSGKRAMDDDRPGAAEETLVDWAKPFLSESRRVLRIMDTRLGGQYSKKGVQAAAALALKCLHTDPKNRPPMVDVLASLERLQTSSHGPRTPQGTPDHRRDTVKPLRHSR, encoded by the exons ATGATGGGAAACTGCTTCAGAAAACCCGTCAAGTGTGCTCATGCTTCTTCTACCAATTTTCATG GAGGTGCAATTACAAAGCCTCCATGTAAGACAATGGAGGAATTGACCAGTTCTACTGAGCAAACACCTTTTCATTCTTTGAACACATCTTCTACAACATCCAAGTCTGATATATCTCTTTCCAACAATGTCAAGTCCTTTAACTTCAATGATCTCAAGAATGCCACAAAGAATTTCCGCCCAGAAAGTTTAATCGGAGAGGGAGGGTTCGGGTGTGTCTTCAAAGGATGGATTGATGCAAACACATTAGCTCCCACTAGACCAGGAAGTGGAATAGTGGTGGCAGTAAAGAAACTGAAGCCAGAAAGCTTTCAGGGCCACAGGGAATGGCTT GCAGAAGTTAATTATCTAGGCCAGCTTCACCATGAAAATCTCGTTAAACTCATTGGTTATTGTTCAGAGTCTGATAACAGACTCCTTGTCTATGAGTTTATGCCAAAAGGAAGCTTGGAGAATCATTTATTTAGAA AAGGTGTTCAACCTATTGCTTGGCCTACACGAATGAATATTGCAATTGCTGTTGCACGAGGACTATCATTCTTGCATAGCTTAGACGCCAATGTAATCTACCGTGATTTAAAGGCTTCTAACATTCTACTTGATTCG GATTTCAATGCAAAGCTTTCAGATTTTGGCTTAGCAAGGGATGGCCCAACTGGAGATAATACTCATGTTTCAACCCGAGTAGTGGGAACTCGGGGTTATGCTGCCCCAGAATATGTAGCTACAG GTCACCTGACCCCAAAGAGTGATGTGTATAGCTTCGGCGTCGTCTTATTAGAGTTACTATCAGGAAAACGGGCTATGGATGATGATAGACCTGGGGCTGCAGAGGAAACCCTGGTGGATTGGGCGAAGCCATTTTTGAGTGAGAGCAGACGAGTTTTGAGGATTATGGATACAAGGTTGGGGGGCCAGTACTCCAAAAAAGGAGTCCAAGCTGCAGCTGCACTTGCATTGAAATGCCTTCACACAGATCCCAAGAATAGGCCTCCCATGGTTGATGTGCTAGCCTCGTTGGAACGACTCCAAACATCATCACATGGCCCAAGGACCCCCCAAGGTACGCCAGACCATCGCAGGGACACGGTCAAGCCATTGAGGCACTCCCGCTAG
- the LOC115976640 gene encoding CBL-interacting serine/threonine-protein kinase 3-like isoform X1, with the protein MSQPKVKRRVGKYEVGRTIGEGTFAKVKFARNSETGEPVALKILDKEKVLKHKMAEQIRREIATMKLIKHPNVVRLYEVMGSKTKIFIVMEFVTGGELFDKIVNHGRMREDEARRYFQQLINAVDYCHSRGVYHRDLKPENLLLDAYGNLKVSDFGLSALSQQVRDDGLLHTTCGTPNYVAPEVLNDRGYDGATADLWSCGVILFVLLAGYLPFDDANLMTLYKKISAAEFSCPPWLSFSAMKLITRILDPNPMTRITISEILEDEWFKKDYKPPVFEEKEDTNLDDVEAVFKDSEEHHVMEKKEEQPAAMNAFELISLSKGLNLSNLFDMEQGFKRETRFTSKCPANEIINKIEEAAKPLGFDVHKKNYKMRLENMKAGRKGNLNVATEIFQVAPSLHMVEVRKAKGDTLEFHKFYKNLSTCLEDVVWKTEEDMQEMK; encoded by the exons ATGAGTCAACCAAAAGTGAAGAGGAGGGTAGGCAAATATGAGGTTGGTAGAACAATTGGTGAGGGGACATTCGCCAAAGTGAAATTTGCCAGAAATTCTGAGACTGGAGAACCTGTGGCTCTTAAGATCCTTGACAAAGAGAAGGTTCTCAAACACAAGATGGCTGAACAG ATCAGGCGGGAAATAGCAACAATGAAGTTAATCAAGCATCCCAATGTCGTTCGATTATACGag GTGATGGGGAGCAAGACGAAAATATTCATTGTTATGGAGTTTGTTACTGGTGGAGAACTATTTGATAAGATT GTAAACCATGGACGAATGAGAGAGGATGAGGCCCGCAGATATTTTCAGCAGCTTATTAATGCAGTTGATTATTGCCATAGCAGGGGCGTTTATCACAGAGACCTCAAG CCAGAAAACTTGCTGTTGGATGCTTATGGAAACCTCAAAGTTTCTGATTTCGGGTTGAGTGCACTGTCCCAACAAGTCAGG GATGATGGCCTACTTCACACTACCTGTGGAACACCAAATTACGTTGCTCCTGAG GTCCTCAATGATAGAGGCTATGATGGGGCAACTGCGGACTTGTGGTCGTGTGGAGTGATACTCTTTGTACTGCTTGCAGGTTACTTGCCTTTTGATGATGCTAATCTTATGACCCTGTATAAAAAA ATTTCTGCTGCTGAATTTAGTTGCCCTCCTTGGCTGTCATTCAGTGCAATGAAATTGATAACTCGAATCCTGGATCCCAACCCTATGACT CGTATTACCATATCTGAAATATTGGAAGACGAATGGTTTAAGAAAGACTATAAGCCTCCTGTGTTTGAAGAGAAGGAGGATACAAATTTGGATGATGTGGAAGCAGTCTTTAAAGACTCAGAA GAGCACCATGTGATGGAGAAGAAGGAAGAGCAACCAGCAGCTATGAACGCATTTGAGTTAATTTCATTGTCAAAAGGGCTAAACCTTTCAAATTTGTTTGATATGGAACAG GGatttaagagagaaacaagGTTCACATCCAAATGCCCTGCCAATGAGATCATCAATAAGATTGAAGAAGCCGCAAAGCCTCTTGGTTTTGATGTACACAAGAAGAACTACAAG ATGAGGCTTGAAAACATGAAAGCTGGAAGAAAGGGAAACCTTAATGTTGCCACAGAG ATATTTCAAGTGGCACCTTCTCTTCATATGGTTGAGGTGCGGAAAGCAAAAGGGGACACCTTGGAGTTTCATAAG TTTTATAAAAACCTCTCAACCTGCCTGGAGGATGTTGTTTGGAAAACTGAGGAAGACATGCAAGAAATGAAATAA
- the LOC115976640 gene encoding CBL-interacting serine/threonine-protein kinase 3-like isoform X3 translates to MSQPKVKRRVGKYEVGRTIGEGTFAKVKFARNSETGEPVALKILDKEKVLKHKMAEQIRREIATMKLIKHPNVVRLYEVMGSKTKIFIVMEFVTGGELFDKIVNHGRMREDEARRYFQQLINAVDYCHSRGVYHRDLKPENLLLDAYGNLKVSDFGLSALSQQVRDDGLLHTTCGTPNYVAPEVLNDRGYDGATADLWSCGVILFVLLAGYLPFDDANLMTLYKKISAAEFSCPPWLSFSAMKLITRILDPNPMTELFKFTQTAKDVVLVCA, encoded by the exons ATGAGTCAACCAAAAGTGAAGAGGAGGGTAGGCAAATATGAGGTTGGTAGAACAATTGGTGAGGGGACATTCGCCAAAGTGAAATTTGCCAGAAATTCTGAGACTGGAGAACCTGTGGCTCTTAAGATCCTTGACAAAGAGAAGGTTCTCAAACACAAGATGGCTGAACAG ATCAGGCGGGAAATAGCAACAATGAAGTTAATCAAGCATCCCAATGTCGTTCGATTATACGag GTGATGGGGAGCAAGACGAAAATATTCATTGTTATGGAGTTTGTTACTGGTGGAGAACTATTTGATAAGATT GTAAACCATGGACGAATGAGAGAGGATGAGGCCCGCAGATATTTTCAGCAGCTTATTAATGCAGTTGATTATTGCCATAGCAGGGGCGTTTATCACAGAGACCTCAAG CCAGAAAACTTGCTGTTGGATGCTTATGGAAACCTCAAAGTTTCTGATTTCGGGTTGAGTGCACTGTCCCAACAAGTCAGG GATGATGGCCTACTTCACACTACCTGTGGAACACCAAATTACGTTGCTCCTGAG GTCCTCAATGATAGAGGCTATGATGGGGCAACTGCGGACTTGTGGTCGTGTGGAGTGATACTCTTTGTACTGCTTGCAGGTTACTTGCCTTTTGATGATGCTAATCTTATGACCCTGTATAAAAAA ATTTCTGCTGCTGAATTTAGTTGCCCTCCTTGGCTGTCATTCAGTGCAATGAAATTGATAACTCGAATCCTGGATCCCAACCCTATGACT GAGCTGTTCAAGTTCACCCAGACAGCGAAGGATGTTGTACTCGTATGTGCTTAA
- the LOC115976640 gene encoding CBL-interacting serine/threonine-protein kinase 3-like isoform X2: MSQPKVKRRVGKYEVGRTIGEGTFAKVKFARNSETGEPVALKILDKEKVLKHKMAEQIRREIATMKLIKHPNVVRLYEVMGSKTKIFIVMEFVTGGELFDKIVNHGRMREDEARRYFQQLINAVDYCHSRGVYHRDLKPENLLLDAYGNLKVSDFGLSALSQQVRDDGLLHTTCGTPNYVAPEVLNDRGYDGATADLWSCGVILFVLLAGYLPFDDANLMTLYKKVSLLSILYHNPPIVFHLLYITHFLYMQISAAEFSCPPWLSFSAMKLITRILDPNPMTRITISEILEDEWFKKDYKPPVFEEKEDTNLDDVEAVFKDSEEHHVMEKKEEQPAAMNAFELISLSKGLNLSNLFDMEQGFKRETRFTSKCPANEIINKIEEAAKPLGFDVHKKNYKMRLENMKAGRKGNLNVATEIFQVAPSLHMVEVRKAKGDTLEFHKFYKNLSTCLEDVVWKTEEDMQEMK, translated from the exons ATGAGTCAACCAAAAGTGAAGAGGAGGGTAGGCAAATATGAGGTTGGTAGAACAATTGGTGAGGGGACATTCGCCAAAGTGAAATTTGCCAGAAATTCTGAGACTGGAGAACCTGTGGCTCTTAAGATCCTTGACAAAGAGAAGGTTCTCAAACACAAGATGGCTGAACAG ATCAGGCGGGAAATAGCAACAATGAAGTTAATCAAGCATCCCAATGTCGTTCGATTATACGag GTGATGGGGAGCAAGACGAAAATATTCATTGTTATGGAGTTTGTTACTGGTGGAGAACTATTTGATAAGATT GTAAACCATGGACGAATGAGAGAGGATGAGGCCCGCAGATATTTTCAGCAGCTTATTAATGCAGTTGATTATTGCCATAGCAGGGGCGTTTATCACAGAGACCTCAAG CCAGAAAACTTGCTGTTGGATGCTTATGGAAACCTCAAAGTTTCTGATTTCGGGTTGAGTGCACTGTCCCAACAAGTCAGG GATGATGGCCTACTTCACACTACCTGTGGAACACCAAATTACGTTGCTCCTGAG GTCCTCAATGATAGAGGCTATGATGGGGCAACTGCGGACTTGTGGTCGTGTGGAGTGATACTCTTTGTACTGCTTGCAGGTTACTTGCCTTTTGATGATGCTAATCTTATGACCCTGTATAAAAAAGTGAGCCTTTTATCAATTCTTTATCACAATCCTCCTATTGTTTTCCATCTTCTATATATTACCCACTTTCTCTATATGCAGATTTCTGCTGCTGAATTTAGTTGCCCTCCTTGGCTGTCATTCAGTGCAATGAAATTGATAACTCGAATCCTGGATCCCAACCCTATGACT CGTATTACCATATCTGAAATATTGGAAGACGAATGGTTTAAGAAAGACTATAAGCCTCCTGTGTTTGAAGAGAAGGAGGATACAAATTTGGATGATGTGGAAGCAGTCTTTAAAGACTCAGAA GAGCACCATGTGATGGAGAAGAAGGAAGAGCAACCAGCAGCTATGAACGCATTTGAGTTAATTTCATTGTCAAAAGGGCTAAACCTTTCAAATTTGTTTGATATGGAACAG GGatttaagagagaaacaagGTTCACATCCAAATGCCCTGCCAATGAGATCATCAATAAGATTGAAGAAGCCGCAAAGCCTCTTGGTTTTGATGTACACAAGAAGAACTACAAG ATGAGGCTTGAAAACATGAAAGCTGGAAGAAAGGGAAACCTTAATGTTGCCACAGAG ATATTTCAAGTGGCACCTTCTCTTCATATGGTTGAGGTGCGGAAAGCAAAAGGGGACACCTTGGAGTTTCATAAG TTTTATAAAAACCTCTCAACCTGCCTGGAGGATGTTGTTTGGAAAACTGAGGAAGACATGCAAGAAATGAAATAA